A genomic window from Bacillus mesophilus includes:
- a CDS encoding sulfurtransferase TusA family protein gives MEVTVNRVLDAKGLACPMPIVKTKKEMTNLEPGQVIEIQATDKGSTADLKAWASSTGNQYLGTIEEEDTLKHYLRKASAEEEKHEGSHSDVASLDNLLEKISGNEKVTVLDVREPAEYAFGHIPGSINIPLGELEERFEEIKNAENLHVICRTGNRSDFAAQKLTEKGLQNVKNVVPGMTEWTGPTNKSH, from the coding sequence GTGGAAGTTACAGTAAATAGGGTTCTTGACGCAAAAGGTTTAGCATGTCCAATGCCAATAGTGAAAACGAAAAAAGAAATGACGAACCTAGAACCAGGGCAAGTCATAGAAATTCAAGCTACTGATAAGGGCTCAACTGCGGATTTAAAAGCATGGGCAAGTAGCACAGGTAATCAATACTTAGGAACTATTGAAGAGGAAGATACGTTAAAACACTACCTACGCAAAGCGAGTGCTGAGGAAGAGAAACATGAAGGTAGCCATTCTGATGTTGCTAGTTTGGATAACTTGCTTGAGAAAATCTCAGGCAATGAAAAGGTTACAGTATTAGATGTACGTGAACCTGCAGAATATGCATTTGGTCATATACCAGGATCAATCAATATACCATTAGGTGAACTAGAGGAACGATTTGAAGAAATCAAGAATGCAGAGAATCTTCATGTGATCTGTAGAACTGGAAATCGTAGTGACTTTGCTGCACAGAAGTTAACCGAAAAAGGGTTGCAAAACGTAAAAAATGTGGTGCCAGGCATGACAGAATGGACAGGTCCTACTAACAAAAGCCATTAA
- a CDS encoding metal-sensitive transcriptional regulator, which translates to MEYNEQMKNRVKRMEGQLRGILRMMEEGKDCKEVITQLSAVRSAVDRTVGVVVSTNLVECVLEAESKGQSANDMIKEAVNLLVKSR; encoded by the coding sequence ATGGAGTACAATGAACAAATGAAAAATAGAGTTAAAAGAATGGAAGGTCAACTTCGAGGGATTCTTAGAATGATGGAAGAAGGAAAGGATTGTAAAGAGGTAATTACACAATTGTCAGCCGTCCGTTCTGCAGTAGATCGAACTGTTGGGGTGGTAGTAAGTACAAATCTCGTTGAATGTGTACTAGAGGCCGAAAGTAAAGGTCAAAGTGCGAATGATATGATTAAGGAAGCCGTAAATCTGTTAGTGAAAAGTAGATAA
- a CDS encoding disulfide oxidoreductase: protein MRIQSGESKSQLFLYLAWFVSTVATLGSLYFSEIKGYIPCELCWYQRILMYPQALILAIGTFQNDKSVIKYALPLSIIGWFVALYHYLVQKVPGFAEIKPCKNGVPCTGEYINWLGFITIPFLALTAFSLIILFLLLSRKK, encoded by the coding sequence ATGAGAATTCAGAGTGGCGAGAGTAAAAGTCAACTTTTCCTTTATCTAGCTTGGTTTGTCTCAACTGTGGCAACTCTTGGTAGTCTCTACTTCAGTGAAATAAAAGGTTATATTCCTTGTGAGCTTTGTTGGTATCAACGTATTCTAATGTATCCCCAAGCATTAATTCTCGCGATTGGTACATTCCAAAATGACAAATCTGTCATAAAATACGCATTACCACTATCTATCATAGGATGGTTCGTCGCGCTTTACCATTACCTCGTTCAAAAGGTGCCTGGTTTTGCTGAAATCAAACCATGTAAAAATGGTGTACCATGTACAGGTGAGTATATCAACTGGCTTGGGTTCATAACCATACCATTCTTAGCGTTGACCGCCTTTAGTTTGATTATTTTGTTCTTGTTGTTAAGTAGAAAGAAATGA
- a CDS encoding DsrE/DsrF/DrsH-like family protein — protein MTEKKKTTIVLFSGDYDKAMAAYIIANGAAAYDHEVTIFHTFWGLNALRKDEDIEVKKGFMEKMFGKMMPRGAEKMGLSKMNFAGFGPKMIKDVMKKHNAMPLSDLIDMAQEQDVKLVACTMTMDLLGLSKEELLDNIEYAGVAAYLADAEDGNVNLFI, from the coding sequence ATGACAGAAAAGAAAAAGACAACGATTGTATTATTCAGTGGTGATTATGACAAGGCAATGGCTGCTTATATTATTGCAAACGGGGCTGCTGCTTATGATCACGAAGTAACTATTTTTCACACATTCTGGGGATTAAATGCCTTACGTAAAGATGAAGATATTGAAGTGAAAAAAGGTTTCATGGAAAAGATGTTTGGCAAAATGATGCCACGCGGTGCCGAAAAGATGGGATTGTCTAAAATGAACTTTGCAGGCTTTGGTCCCAAAATGATTAAAGATGTAATGAAAAAGCATAATGCTATGCCATTATCTGATTTAATCGATATGGCTCAAGAACAAGATGTAAAGCTTGTCGCTTGTACCATGACAATGGATTTATTAGGACTATCGAAAGAAGAACTATTAGACAATATTGAGTATGCTGGTGTAGCTGCGTATCTAGCAGATGCAGAAGACGGTAACGTAAACTTATTCATTTAA
- a CDS encoding sulfurtransferase TusA family protein, with protein MEQLKTDLLLDAKGLACPMPIVKTRKAINDLQAGQVLEVQATDKGSKADLQAWAKSSGHQYLGTIEEGDVLKHYLRKSSNDETIERKHPHVASNEELEKKLEANENIVILDVREAAEYAFNHIPNAISIPLGELDDRLDGLNKEEQIFVVCRTGNRSDFAAQKLAEKGFNHVVNVVPGMSAWSGKTTSII; from the coding sequence ATGGAACAACTTAAAACAGATTTATTATTAGATGCAAAAGGGCTAGCGTGTCCAATGCCGATTGTAAAGACAAGAAAGGCAATCAATGATTTACAAGCAGGGCAAGTGTTAGAAGTTCAAGCAACAGACAAAGGATCAAAGGCTGACCTTCAAGCATGGGCTAAAAGTTCAGGACACCAATATTTAGGTACGATTGAAGAAGGAGATGTGCTGAAGCATTACTTAAGAAAGTCATCAAATGATGAAACGATTGAAAGAAAGCACCCACATGTTGCAAGTAATGAAGAACTAGAAAAGAAACTAGAAGCAAATGAAAACATCGTAATTCTGGATGTAAGAGAAGCAGCAGAATATGCGTTTAATCATATCCCTAATGCGATCTCGATTCCATTAGGAGAGTTAGATGACCGTCTAGATGGACTAAATAAAGAAGAGCAGATTTTCGTTGTATGCCGCACTGGAAATAGAAGTGACTTTGCCGCACAAAAGTTAGCAGAAAAAGGATTTAACCATGTTGTCAATGTCGTACCTGGTATGAGTGCTTGGTCTGGTAAAACCACTAGTATTATATAG
- a CDS encoding sulfurtransferase TusA family protein yields MEATKVLDAKGLACPMPIVKTKKAMNELESGQILEIHATDKGAKNDLTAWAKSGGHEFLKHEEDNDVLKFWIKKA; encoded by the coding sequence ATGGAAGCAACAAAAGTATTAGATGCAAAAGGATTAGCGTGCCCAATGCCAATCGTCAAAACTAAGAAAGCAATGAACGAATTAGAATCTGGTCAAATCCTAGAAATCCATGCAACAGATAAAGGAGCAAAAAACGACCTAACGGCTTGGGCAAAATCAGGTGGTCATGAATTTCTAAAGCACGAAGAAGATAATGATGTTTTAAAGTTCTGGATTAAAAAAGCGTAA
- a CDS encoding sulfite exporter TauE/SafE family protein, whose translation MELGFIITIFLIGFIGSYISGMLGIGGSIIKYPMLLYIPPLFGLAAFTAHEVSGISAIQVFFATIGGVWAYRKGGYLNKTLIGYMGVSILIGSFIGGYGSKFMTEGGINLIYGILALIAAVMMFIPKKGIDDIPLDQVKFNKWLAAILALIVGTGAGIVGAAGAFLLVPIMLVVLKIPTRMTIASSLAITFISSIGATVGKITTGQIEYFPAFIMIIASLIAAPLGAMAGKKMNTKILQIILAVLIAATAVKIWLDIL comes from the coding sequence ATGGAGTTAGGATTTATTATTACTATTTTCCTCATTGGATTTATTGGATCATATATTTCTGGAATGCTTGGTATTGGTGGATCAATTATAAAATATCCAATGCTATTATATATCCCACCATTATTTGGTCTGGCAGCGTTCACTGCACATGAAGTATCCGGAATTAGTGCGATTCAAGTGTTCTTTGCCACAATCGGTGGTGTCTGGGCATACCGAAAAGGTGGATACTTAAATAAAACGTTAATTGGATATATGGGTGTTAGTATACTCATTGGAAGTTTTATTGGAGGTTACGGGTCGAAGTTCATGACAGAGGGCGGTATTAATCTAATCTATGGTATATTAGCATTAATTGCAGCTGTTATGATGTTTATTCCTAAAAAGGGGATTGACGATATTCCTTTGGACCAAGTGAAATTTAATAAATGGTTAGCTGCCATTTTAGCATTAATTGTAGGAACTGGAGCTGGGATTGTTGGAGCAGCAGGTGCGTTCCTATTAGTACCAATCATGTTGGTCGTATTAAAAATACCAACACGAATGACAATCGCTTCATCACTAGCAATCACATTTATTTCATCTATTGGTGCAACAGTGGGGAAGATCACAACAGGACAAATTGAATATTTTCCAGCCTTTATTATGATTATTGCCAGCCTGATTGCTGCTCCATTAGGGGCAATGGCCGGGAAGAAGATGAATACGAAGATTCTACAAATTATATTAGCGGTACTAATTGCAGCAACTGCAGTGAAGATCTGGCTAGATATTTTATAA
- a CDS encoding sulfurtransferase TusA family protein, translated as MEAVKVLDAKGLACPMPIVKTKKEIDALGSGDILEIHATDKGAKNDLTAWAQSGGHELIKDQEEDGVFKFWIKKG; from the coding sequence ATGGAAGCAGTAAAAGTATTAGATGCAAAAGGATTGGCTTGCCCAATGCCAATTGTTAAAACCAAAAAGGAAATAGATGCATTAGGTTCAGGTGATATATTAGAAATTCATGCTACGGATAAAGGAGCTAAAAATGATTTAACAGCATGGGCTCAATCAGGTGGACATGAGTTGATTAAAGACCAAGAAGAAGATGGAGTTTTTAAATTTTGGATTAAAAAAGGATAA
- a CDS encoding rhodanese-like domain-containing protein, which produces MVCCSGNRSGKATELLQDRGFRVINMTGGLTDWKDEVEKS; this is translated from the coding sequence ATGGTTTGTTGTTCCGGAAATCGAAGCGGAAAAGCCACAGAATTATTACAAGATAGAGGCTTTCGTGTGATAAATATGACCGGTGGGTTGACCGATTGGAAGGATGAGGTTGAAAAGTCGTAG
- a CDS encoding rhodanese-like domain-containing protein, which translates to MLEYINYLLMGLVVFFIINRMLPAKGVRHITTVDLKNEIKDKNKQFIDVRTQMEYKGTHIKGFKNLPLHQLAGEATKELSKDKEVVVICQSGMRSQKASKVLKKLGFTNVTNVKGGMSAWRP; encoded by the coding sequence ATGTTAGAATATATCAATTATCTATTAATGGGACTTGTTGTATTTTTCATTATCAATCGAATGTTGCCAGCTAAAGGTGTGAGGCACATCACGACAGTTGATCTAAAGAATGAGATCAAGGACAAAAATAAGCAATTTATCGATGTGCGTACACAAATGGAGTATAAAGGCACTCATATAAAAGGATTTAAAAATCTACCATTACATCAACTAGCTGGGGAAGCGACAAAAGAATTATCTAAAGATAAAGAAGTAGTCGTAATCTGCCAAAGCGGCATGAGAAGCCAAAAAGCAAGTAAGGTATTGAAAAAACTAGGATTTACAAATGTAACTAATGTAAAAGGCGGTATGAGCGCCTGGAGACCATAG
- a CDS encoding rhodanese-like domain-containing protein encodes MKQYTAKEVENFLIEEKALNIIDVREVDEVANGKIPGALHIPLVLLEFRMNVLDQSKEYIMVCRSGARSGRATQFLETYGYNVINMTGGMLAWEGKVE; translated from the coding sequence ATGAAACAGTATACAGCTAAAGAAGTTGAAAACTTTTTAATAGAAGAAAAAGCACTCAACATCATTGATGTAAGAGAAGTAGACGAAGTAGCGAATGGTAAGATTCCTGGAGCTCTTCATATTCCGCTAGTGTTATTAGAGTTCCGCATGAATGTGCTGGATCAATCAAAAGAATATATTATGGTTTGTCGTTCTGGTGCTAGAAGTGGTCGAGCTACTCAATTTCTTGAAACCTATGGCTATAATGTCATTAACATGACAGGTGGTATGTTAGCGTGGGAAGGGAAAGTTGAATAA
- a CDS encoding uridine kinase family protein has protein sequence MGFNNKGKIGTFEQLIREIDSIASNQSTLLIGIDGCGGSGKSTLTRKLKDQCSNVTIVHKDDFFLPSSQLIKKHPTQKPIGADFDWKRLLHQVIEPIRQNKEGRYQRYDWEKDELAEWQSVPVGGIVVIEGVYSTRKELADLYDFTIWVECPRETRLARGIERDGEQARETWENNWMISEDIYVKEDQPHNRADLIVSGI, from the coding sequence ATGGGTTTTAACAATAAAGGTAAAATCGGTACATTTGAACAATTGATTAGAGAAATAGATTCTATTGCTTCCAACCAATCAACCCTATTGATTGGAATTGATGGGTGTGGAGGCTCTGGGAAAAGTACATTAACAAGGAAATTAAAGGATCAATGTTCTAATGTAACGATTGTACATAAGGATGATTTCTTCTTACCTTCCTCTCAACTTATAAAAAAACATCCAACACAAAAACCGATTGGTGCGGATTTTGATTGGAAACGCCTGTTACATCAAGTTATTGAACCGATCAGGCAAAACAAAGAGGGACGTTATCAACGATATGATTGGGAAAAGGATGAGTTAGCAGAATGGCAGAGTGTTCCTGTCGGTGGAATCGTCGTAATAGAAGGGGTTTATTCTACTCGTAAGGAACTAGCAGATCTATATGATTTTACAATTTGGGTTGAATGTCCACGAGAAACTAGGCTTGCAAGAGGTATTGAAAGAGATGGCGAGCAAGCTCGAGAGACGTGGGAAAATAATTGGATGATTTCTGAAGACATCTATGTTAAAGAGGATCAACCTCATAATAGAGCAGACCTTATAGTTAGTGGAATTTAA
- a CDS encoding glutaredoxin family protein, whose product MTQAVTVYTTNTCPYCVMVKNFLNDQKIEFREVNVQEDPDAGEKLVKTTGQMGVPQMEINGQWVLGYDPETIMELLET is encoded by the coding sequence ATGACTCAAGCTGTTACGGTCTATACGACTAATACTTGTCCGTATTGTGTGATGGTAAAAAACTTCCTCAACGATCAGAAGATAGAGTTTAGAGAAGTGAATGTTCAAGAAGACCCAGATGCAGGTGAAAAACTGGTTAAGACAACTGGACAAATGGGTGTTCCACAAATGGAGATCAACGGCCAATGGGTATTAGGTTATGATCCTGAAACCATCATGGAACTTTTAGAAACGTAA
- a CDS encoding sulfite exporter TauE/SafE family protein translates to MELVFIVVIFLIGFIGSFISGMVGIGGSIIKYPMLLYIPPLFGLAAFSAHEVSGISAVQVFFATIGGVWAYRKGGYLNKTLIMYMGGSILIGSFIGGYGSRLMTEGGINLVYGILALIAVVLMLLPKKGVDDIPLDQVKFNKWLAATLALIVGIGAGIVGAAGAFILVPIMLVVLKIPTRMTIASSLAITFISSIGATIGKITTGQVEYFPALIMVIASLIASPLGVTVGKKVNTKFLQWILAALILATSIKIWMDILF, encoded by the coding sequence ATGGAACTTGTATTCATAGTTGTCATATTTTTAATTGGGTTTATTGGTTCATTCATTTCAGGAATGGTTGGAATTGGTGGTTCCATTATTAAATATCCAATGCTGTTATATATACCGCCTTTATTTGGATTAGCTGCATTTAGTGCCCATGAAGTTTCAGGTATTAGTGCGGTCCAAGTGTTTTTTGCAACCATTGGGGGAGTTTGGGCATACAGAAAAGGTGGATACCTCAATAAAACGTTAATCATGTATATGGGAGGATCCATCCTCATTGGTAGTTTTATTGGAGGATACGGGTCTAGGTTAATGACAGAGGGTGGAATCAACTTAGTTTATGGAATCTTAGCTTTAATTGCAGTTGTATTAATGCTGTTACCAAAAAAGGGAGTTGACGATATCCCTTTGGATCAAGTCAAATTCAACAAGTGGCTTGCTGCTACCCTGGCCTTAATAGTAGGAATAGGTGCGGGGATTGTTGGTGCTGCAGGTGCTTTTATATTAGTACCCATTATGTTAGTCGTACTTAAAATCCCAACAAGAATGACCATTGCTTCTTCATTGGCGATAACATTTATTTCTTCCATCGGTGCTACAATCGGTAAAATTACCACCGGCCAGGTAGAATACTTTCCTGCACTGATAATGGTCATTGCCAGTTTAATTGCTTCACCACTCGGAGTTACGGTCGGAAAGAAGGTCAATACGAAATTTCTTCAATGGATATTAGCTGCATTGATTCTGGCTACTTCCATAAAAATATGGATGGATATCCTATTCTAA
- a CDS encoding DsbA family protein, with protein MAKRQKAKLPPIAMALVITLFSFILIAVLVVVSNMKEDTSNEIQFDQQPSIEGQPILGDENAPVTVVEFGDFKCPACKAWGDTVFHDLVSEYVDTGKVKFVYVNVLFHGKESQLGSLAAETVLQQNPDAYWEFHKKLYEAQPSSANHDSLWLTKEKVVEIAGSIPAIDLDQFKSELEKLTEIEELNKDSKLVEEFKVSLTPTIMVNDVQLEDPFDYEKIKSLIEEELEGQ; from the coding sequence ATGGCAAAGAGACAGAAAGCAAAGCTACCACCCATTGCAATGGCTTTAGTCATAACATTATTTAGTTTTATATTAATAGCTGTTCTAGTAGTTGTTTCAAATATGAAAGAAGACACTTCTAATGAAATACAGTTCGATCAACAACCTTCAATTGAGGGACAACCTATTCTTGGGGATGAAAATGCTCCTGTTACGGTTGTAGAATTTGGAGACTTCAAATGCCCTGCATGTAAAGCATGGGGAGACACAGTTTTCCACGATCTAGTAAGTGAGTATGTAGATACGGGAAAAGTTAAATTTGTTTATGTTAACGTTCTATTTCATGGAAAAGAGTCACAATTAGGTTCCCTTGCTGCAGAAACGGTTCTACAGCAAAACCCTGATGCTTATTGGGAATTCCATAAAAAGCTGTATGAAGCACAGCCGAGCAGCGCTAATCATGATTCACTTTGGTTAACGAAAGAAAAGGTTGTGGAAATCGCGGGCTCTATTCCAGCTATTGATTTAGATCAATTCAAATCAGAATTAGAGAAACTTACCGAAATTGAAGAGTTAAATAAAGATAGTAAGCTTGTTGAGGAATTTAAGGTGAGTTTAACTCCAACTATTATGGTAAATGATGTTCAGCTAGAAGATCCATTCGATTATGAAAAAATTAAGAGCCTAATTGAAGAAGAGTTAGAGGGTCAATAA
- a CDS encoding DsrE/DsrF/DrsH-like family protein has translation MKVAIIAANGGMFDAYKVFNIATAAAATDAEVQIFFTFEGLSLIHKEGHKNLPLPAGKEHFQEGFKKANVPPVDELVSMATEMGVKMIACQMTMDVMSLEKEQFVEGIDVGGAVTFLTYAKDADVTLTF, from the coding sequence ATGAAGGTTGCCATTATCGCAGCAAACGGCGGAATGTTTGATGCATACAAGGTATTCAATATAGCTACAGCAGCGGCTGCAACAGATGCGGAAGTACAAATCTTTTTTACTTTTGAAGGATTAAGCTTGATTCACAAAGAGGGACATAAAAACTTACCATTGCCTGCTGGAAAAGAGCACTTCCAAGAGGGATTCAAGAAAGCAAATGTCCCCCCTGTAGATGAGCTTGTCTCAATGGCCACTGAAATGGGAGTGAAGATGATTGCCTGTCAAATGACGATGGATGTTATGAGCTTAGAGAAGGAACAGTTTGTAGAAGGCATCGATGTTGGTGGAGCCGTAACATTTTTAACTTATGCAAAGGATGCTGACGTCACCCTGACATTCTAA
- the dcuS gene encoding DcuS/MalK family sensor histidine kinase: MRFKKSFFSLQTRIVMLILGVFVLSFFVTDFLISKRIASNIELNKIDKISYVGRMMSNSALVIEALEGKRDHNEIQTFTNKITKATDVDFIVVMDMNRIRKSHPDQTKVGKLFVGGDELNVFKGKEYVSTAKGTLGVSLRAFSPIYGTDGSQIGAVAVGILLANVNQEISYNRMIIFTGIGVGGLVGLMGALILARRIKRILFGLEPLEISQLLEERNAMLQSTREGFLAVDQYNRITVVNPEAIRLFQQAGIDEEPIGKDAEELLPGSRLRMVLKTGNAEFDQEQNISGSTWLVNRTPVILNNKVVGAISTFRDKTEVKKLAEQLTGVQMYVEALRAQTHEFMNKLHVILGMVNMGFYDELTGYVSHITKSHQEEIGFIVKLVQDPALAGFLLGKLSFAREMDAELHLSGDCIVPEPKDSRLTHELITIIGNLIDNSIHAVQDSNEKILNIEFQYEDNEDVLTIIVRDTGIGIPTNHLETIFMNGFSTKGNDRGTGLFLVRRSVERLKGSLIVDSELNKGTTFTISLPYEGKDLDDD; encoded by the coding sequence GTGCGGTTTAAAAAATCGTTTTTTAGTTTGCAGACAAGAATTGTTATGCTTATTTTGGGAGTGTTTGTGCTTTCCTTTTTTGTAACTGACTTTTTAATTAGTAAGAGAATAGCTAGTAATATAGAATTGAACAAAATAGATAAAATAAGCTACGTGGGAAGAATGATGTCTAATTCGGCATTAGTGATTGAAGCTCTAGAAGGTAAAAGAGACCATAATGAAATTCAAACTTTTACAAACAAAATAACGAAGGCAACGGATGTTGATTTCATTGTTGTAATGGATATGAATAGAATCAGGAAATCTCATCCTGATCAAACAAAAGTAGGAAAGCTGTTTGTTGGTGGGGATGAGTTAAATGTGTTTAAAGGTAAGGAGTATGTATCTACGGCTAAAGGAACATTAGGGGTTTCTCTACGGGCCTTTTCTCCGATTTATGGAACAGATGGAAGTCAGATTGGAGCTGTGGCAGTAGGTATATTATTAGCAAATGTTAATCAAGAGATTTCTTATAATAGAATGATAATATTCACAGGAATTGGTGTTGGGGGATTAGTCGGGTTAATGGGTGCCTTGATTTTAGCAAGAAGGATTAAAAGGATTCTATTTGGTTTAGAACCTCTTGAAATCTCTCAATTATTAGAAGAACGTAATGCCATGCTGCAATCTACAAGGGAAGGCTTTTTGGCGGTTGATCAATACAACCGTATTACAGTAGTTAATCCTGAAGCTATACGGTTGTTTCAGCAGGCTGGAATTGATGAGGAACCTATTGGAAAAGATGCCGAGGAATTATTACCAGGCTCACGATTACGGATGGTGTTAAAAACAGGTAATGCAGAGTTTGATCAAGAGCAGAATATTAGTGGAAGTACATGGCTAGTAAATCGCACTCCAGTGATCCTAAATAATAAAGTTGTGGGAGCGATATCCACCTTCCGAGACAAAACTGAAGTTAAAAAACTAGCTGAACAACTGACAGGGGTTCAGATGTATGTAGAAGCACTCAGGGCTCAAACACACGAATTCATGAATAAATTACATGTTATTTTAGGAATGGTGAACATGGGGTTTTATGATGAATTAACCGGTTATGTTAGTCACATTACCAAAAGTCATCAAGAGGAAATTGGCTTTATTGTGAAGCTTGTTCAAGATCCAGCACTTGCGGGATTCTTGCTAGGAAAATTAAGCTTTGCCCGTGAAATGGATGCTGAGCTGCATTTATCAGGTGATTGTATTGTCCCTGAACCTAAGGATTCACGTTTAACCCATGAACTGATTACTATAATTGGCAACTTAATAGATAACTCTATACATGCTGTACAAGACTCTAATGAAAAAATATTAAATATAGAGTTTCAATATGAAGATAACGAAGACGTACTAACAATCATCGTTCGTGACACAGGTATAGGAATTCCTACAAATCATCTTGAAACAATCTTTATGAACGGGTTTTCGACTAAAGGGAATGATCGCGGTACTGGGTTATTTTTAGTGAGGCGAAGTGTTGAGCGATTAAAAGGTAGTTTGATAGTCGATTCAGAACTTAATAAAGGGACAACCTTTACAATCAGTTTACCCTATGAAGGGAAGGATCTAGATGATGATTAA
- a CDS encoding MBL fold metallo-hydrolase yields the protein MATATALKRISVKELAKKVINHEDLFILDTRNTGDFDDWKIEGRNIEVINSPYVELLEGVDSILHKLPKSKEIYVICAKGGASEFVAEQIIEEGFTDVYSVEGGMKAWSEYLEPIKIGELQKGGSIYQFVRIGKGCLSYFIESDGKGALIDTNRMLSPYEELIKDHDITLTHVLDTHLHADHISGGRAIAEKYGATYYLPPKDAEEVNFDYSQINDGDEYNIGHTTIKAVYSPGHTIGSTSFIVDDQYLLTGDILFIDSIGRPDLAGKAEDWVGDLRNTLYQRYKELTDDLIVLPAHYMGINEMNEDGSISEKLGTLYQENHGLNITDESRFRKTVTENLPPQPNSYNEIRETNMGKISPEEEQQREMEIGPNRCAVR from the coding sequence ATGGCGACTGCAACTGCACTCAAAAGAATCTCTGTTAAGGAATTAGCTAAAAAGGTAATCAATCACGAGGACCTATTTATATTAGATACCCGTAACACAGGTGATTTTGACGACTGGAAGATTGAGGGGCGAAACATAGAAGTCATTAATAGTCCCTACGTTGAATTACTAGAAGGAGTCGACTCTATCCTTCATAAATTACCGAAGAGCAAAGAGATTTATGTTATTTGTGCCAAAGGTGGTGCATCTGAATTTGTAGCCGAACAAATTATCGAAGAGGGTTTTACAGATGTTTACTCGGTAGAAGGTGGTATGAAAGCATGGAGTGAGTATCTGGAGCCTATAAAAATAGGGGAACTACAAAAAGGTGGTTCGATCTATCAATTTGTTCGCATTGGTAAAGGATGCCTTTCCTACTTCATTGAATCTGACGGTAAAGGAGCACTAATCGATACAAACCGGATGTTATCTCCTTATGAAGAGTTGATCAAGGACCATGATATAACGCTAACCCATGTACTAGATACCCATTTACATGCCGACCACATATCAGGTGGTCGAGCGATTGCCGAAAAATATGGTGCAACATATTATTTACCACCAAAGGATGCTGAGGAAGTAAATTTCGACTATTCACAGATCAATGATGGGGATGAGTACAACATTGGTCATACAACCATTAAAGCAGTTTACTCTCCTGGACATACCATTGGCAGCACATCATTTATTGTTGATGATCAGTATTTATTAACGGGAGATATTCTATTTATCGATTCAATTGGTCGTCCAGACTTAGCTGGTAAAGCGGAGGATTGGGTAGGTGATTTAAGGAACACCCTCTATCAACGCTACAAAGAACTAACAGATGACCTCATTGTCTTACCAGCCCATTATATGGGAATTAACGAAATGAATGAGGATGGAAGTATATCGGAAAAACTAGGCACGCTGTATCAAGAAAATCATGGTCTCAATATAACGGATGAGAGTCGATTTAGAAAAACGGTAACTGAAAATCTACCTCCCCAACCCAACTCTTATAACGAAATTCGGGAGACCAACATGGGGAAAATCTCTCCAGAAGAAGAGCAGCAAAGAGAGATGGAAATCGGTCCAAATCGCTGTGCAGTAAGATAG